In Hyalangium gracile, the following proteins share a genomic window:
- a CDS encoding FHA domain-containing protein gives MPRAAPMPVAAPAAQPVAAPAAPPVGAPAPAGAPAAGRQPPAASRFGLTVVAGATRGQRYKLPVTGCVVGRSRGAILLQEDVFVSALHATFLVKDGALFVRDENSASGVFVTIPGTEAITPRTHFSAGARLFRFSGRIEIPIAQSGQPVIYGAPVPLGQAIYAVEEILVGGRAGRAVVAATALLTIGQAHCDFSFPQDEGLAGRHCELSPTATGAMLRDLSGGLGTYVRIAPGTERPLRSGDRVRIGNHVFQVELLG, from the coding sequence ATGCCCCGAGCGGCCCCCATGCCGGTGGCCGCGCCCGCTGCCCAGCCCGTGGCGGCCCCGGCCGCGCCGCCCGTGGGTGCACCTGCTCCCGCGGGCGCTCCCGCCGCCGGTCGCCAGCCTCCCGCCGCCTCCCGGTTCGGGCTCACCGTCGTGGCCGGAGCCACCCGGGGACAGCGCTACAAGCTCCCCGTCACCGGCTGCGTGGTGGGCCGCAGCCGCGGCGCCATCCTCCTGCAGGAGGATGTGTTCGTCTCCGCCCTGCACGCGACCTTCCTGGTGAAGGACGGCGCCCTCTTCGTCCGGGACGAGAACAGCGCCTCGGGCGTCTTCGTCACCATCCCGGGCACCGAGGCCATCACGCCCCGGACGCACTTCAGCGCCGGTGCGCGGCTGTTCCGCTTCAGCGGCCGCATCGAGATCCCCATCGCCCAGTCCGGGCAGCCGGTCATCTATGGCGCTCCGGTGCCGCTCGGCCAGGCCATCTACGCGGTGGAGGAGATCCTCGTGGGCGGGCGTGCGGGCCGAGCCGTGGTGGCGGCCACCGCGCTGCTCACCATCGGCCAGGCGCACTGTGACTTCAGCTTCCCGCAGGACGAGGGGCTCGCCGGCCGGCACTGCGAGCTCAGCCCGACCGCCACCGGCGCCATGCTGAGGGATCTGTCGGGCGGCCTGGGCACCTACGTGCGCATCGCCCCGGGCACCGAGCGCCCGCTGCGCTCGGGAGACCGCGTCCGCATCGGGAACCACGTGTTCCAGGTGGAGCTGCTGGGCTGA